Part of the Drosophila simulans strain w501 unplaced genomic scaffold, Prin_Dsim_3.1 Segkk46_quiver_pilon, whole genome shotgun sequence genome is shown below.
CAAGTTGGTATCTTCGAAGAGACCAACTAGGTAGGCTTCGCTAGCTTCCTGCAGAGCCATAACCGCCGAGCTCTGGAATCGCAAGTCCGTCTTAAAGTCCTGAGCGATTTCACGCACCAGACGCTGGAAAGGCAGCTTGCGGATTAGAAGCTCGGTGCTCTTTTGGTAGCGACGGATTTCACGCAAGGCCACTGTTCCAGGGCGATAGCGATGGGGCTTCTTCACACCTCCAGTGGCTGGAGCACTCTTGCGAGCGGCCTTTGTAGCCAGTTGTTTGCGTGGTGCTTTTCCACCAGTCGATTTGCGTGCAGTTTGCTTGGTTCGAGCCATTTGGGTTTCACAAAATTTCACGTTCACTACTTCACgtttaaaaacacaataaacgatcAGAGCATTTGCTACCTACTTATATAGCAATCGCGGAtggtgaaagagagagagaaaaacagaggccatttcatttgacgaCCGAAGAACGAAACGAACATATCGTTCGTACTCTCTCGGGTTTTTGTCGTTTTACCTATAAATAGGGGCACGCCGAAACGTTGAATTTAGTTCTTTAGTGACTTTcgtgctgtgtgtgtataataGTATAAAACAGTGAAAAATGACTGGTCGTGGTAAAGGAGGCAAAGGCTTGGGAAAGGGTGGCGCCAAGCGTCATCGCAAAGTGCTGCGTGATAACATCCAAGGTATCACGAAGCCTGCTATCCGCCGTTTGGCTCGTCGAGGCGGTGTGAAGCGCATATCTGGACTCATATACGAGGAAACGCGTGGCGTTCTGAAGGTTTTCT
Proteins encoded:
- the LOC120285555 gene encoding histone H4, with translation MTGRGKGGKGLGKGGAKRHRKVLRDNIQGITKPAIRRLARRGGVKRISGLIYEETRGVLKVFLENVIRDAVTYTEHAKRKTVTAMDVVYALKRQGRTLYGFGG